A window of uncultured Gellertiella sp. genomic DNA:
CGAAATTGCGGGGGCACCGGATTTCGCGGGAAAAGGGCATGCCGGGCAAGGATGGAACGCAATCTTGCCCTGGCGCACGGGAGGGGAACGGATGCGGCGTGTTGCGGGGATACTGTTGCTGGCGATGGCGGCTCTGGCCGGACCGGTTCTGGCGGATGACGACCACGTGCCGGATGAAATTTCCAGCCTTGATGAACAGGGTCAGACCGACGCGATGCGTTTCGTCACCGGCAATGTCATTTATGTCCTGTTCCACGAGGCTGGTCACATGCTTGTCTCCGAGCTCAACCTGCCGGTTCTCGGGCGCGAGGAGGATGCGGTCGACACGCTTTCCTCGGTGCTGCTGCTGGAGGCCAAGGACAAGGCCCTCGACCAGGCGCTGGAAGACAGTGTCGACAGCTGGCTGACGGCAGGGGAGAATTACGGCACGCCGGACGATTCCGATTTCATGGACACCCATAGCCTTGACAAGCAGCGCGCCTATAATATTGCCTGCATGATGGTCGGGCAGGACCAGCAGCGCTTCAAGGCCTTTGCCGACCGGATCAAACTGCCGCAGGAGCGCCGTGACGAATGCGAGGGCGAATACCAGAAGGCCCGCGACAGCTGGTTTTCGGTGCTGAAGCCCTACATGGCCGAAGACGGCGACAAGGTCGATTTCAAGATCGGCTATGACACGACCCGCGACCCGGACCTCGCCTATTACCGCAGCTTCATCAAGGAACTCGGCGCGCTCGAAATCATCCGTGACACCTTTTCCGGACTGGTCAGGCTGAAGCCGGGCATCGTCCTCAATGCCACCGTCTGCAAGGAGGAAAATGCCTACTGGAACGCCGATGACCGGACGCTGACCTATTGCTACGAAGATGCCCGCAGTTACGGCAAGATGTATAGCGAAAAGCATCAGCCGGAAGCGTCTGGCGACACCACCCAAACCGATGATGCCACCGCCACCGACAGCGCTGCGGATGACAGTGCCACCGATGACAGCGGAACCACCACCGGAGATGCTGGGGCAGACCAGTAGGCCGGTTATCCCGCCTGCGTGATCACATCTTGTTCGGCCATGTATCCGACAGCTTGTAGCCATCCGGCCAGGGATCGGCGGGGTCGAGCATGTCCTGGCGAATGCCGGTGATCCAGGCGCGGCCGGTGATCGAGGGGATGATCGCGGCCCCGGTGCCGAGTGTGGTCTCGGCTTCGATCCTGCAGAAGAATTTCGATCCGATGATGGATTCCCCGACAAACGGGTCGCCCACCTTCAGCAGGCCACGGGCATGCAGCACCGCCATGCGGGCCGAGCAGCCGGTGCCGGTCGGCGAGCGGTCGATCTTGCCGGGCTGGATCGCCACCGCATTTGCCCCGGTCATGATGCCATCGTCCATGCGCACCGGGGCGGCTATCTGGCAGAAGGATATATGGGCCCAGTCGGGATTGGTCGGGTGGTGGAAGCCCAGCTGCTGATTGGCCGCATTGGTGATGCGGATGCCGGTTTCGGCAAGGTCGCGGGCCTCATCGGGCGCAATCCGGAAACCGAGCGCGGTCGCATCGCAGATGACGAAACTGTCGCCGCCATAGGCGGT
This region includes:
- a CDS encoding proline racemase family protein, with amino-acid sequence MRSSRTVHIVGCHAEGEVGDVIVGGVAPPPGETLWEQSRFIARDQTLRNFVLREPRGGVFRHVNLLVPPKHPKASVGWIIMEPEDTPPMSGSNSICVATVVLDTGIVPMVEPVTHFFMEAPGGLVEVHAACANGKAERITVRNVPSFAGKLGVPLEVEGLGTLTVDTAYGGDSFVICDATALGFRIAPDEARDLAETGIRITNAANQQLGFHHPTNPDWAHISFCQIAAPVRMDDGIMTGANAVAIQPGKIDRSPTGTGCSARMAVLHARGLLKVGDPFVGESIIGSKFFCRIEAETTLGTGAAIIPSITGRAWITGIRQDMLDPADPWPDGYKLSDTWPNKM
- a CDS encoding DUF4344 domain-containing metallopeptidase, giving the protein MRRVAGILLLAMAALAGPVLADDDHVPDEISSLDEQGQTDAMRFVTGNVIYVLFHEAGHMLVSELNLPVLGREEDAVDTLSSVLLLEAKDKALDQALEDSVDSWLTAGENYGTPDDSDFMDTHSLDKQRAYNIACMMVGQDQQRFKAFADRIKLPQERRDECEGEYQKARDSWFSVLKPYMAEDGDKVDFKIGYDTTRDPDLAYYRSFIKELGALEIIRDTFSGLVRLKPGIVLNATVCKEENAYWNADDRTLTYCYEDARSYGKMYSEKHQPEASGDTTQTDDATATDSAADDSATDDSGTTTGDAGADQ